From the Desulfomonilaceae bacterium genome, one window contains:
- a CDS encoding methyltransferase, with translation MNLLKLIEKYEIRRPLVGIFYSLALCWVVSAWYQGDFSFSRLGTLGFGAAVFSGLLGILLFLVSVLELVTYLIYVPFSGRNVDVLSQVHGELLLHPLTSAILLLTFTVTMLTSSWLVWVIWVALFTVFIAQTYLILHHLDSEVDPPNPTHAQKSGIIFRLLGLILGAEVITMSAGAKPLSPWKAHKLPQDTWIVDVRTRAEFQWNRLNGAENYPWGLGLYDAASGHPKDRPVLVMCFSGHRSPLVTVMLRRMGFETVYNLHWGLLYYMLLSRGTTRQGPFGLTRSSRDTSGRGKDYKAISVGYVITEFLMLVLAPIEKWYMVRDVSDPQRWIGAILGIGGFFAAYLAYRELGRNFRVFAAPRRSGTLIKSGIYSRVRHPMYTAVIFAFLGYVIYWGSRWCFPLWVTMTALYALKAWKEEGGLQVRYPDYQEYKSRTWKFFPYIY, from the coding sequence TTGAATCTACTCAAACTTATTGAAAAATACGAAATTCGGCGTCCTTTGGTCGGTATTTTTTATTCCCTGGCGCTGTGCTGGGTGGTATCGGCATGGTATCAAGGGGATTTTTCCTTCAGCCGCTTGGGAACATTAGGATTTGGTGCTGCTGTTTTTTCCGGATTGCTGGGAATTCTGTTGTTTCTAGTCTCAGTTCTTGAGCTTGTAACCTATTTGATTTACGTGCCTTTTTCCGGTAGAAACGTTGACGTTTTGTCCCAGGTGCACGGAGAACTTCTCTTACACCCCCTCACATCAGCGATTTTGCTACTGACTTTTACTGTGACCATGTTGACCAGTTCATGGTTGGTTTGGGTGATTTGGGTAGCCCTGTTCACTGTATTCATAGCGCAAACATATCTTATATTGCATCATCTCGATTCAGAGGTTGATCCGCCTAATCCGACGCATGCTCAAAAGTCTGGAATCATTTTTCGACTTCTAGGGCTCATCCTTGGAGCTGAAGTGATCACCATGTCAGCCGGCGCCAAGCCTTTGTCACCCTGGAAAGCTCATAAATTGCCTCAAGATACATGGATTGTAGATGTAAGAACCAGGGCTGAGTTCCAATGGAACAGATTAAATGGAGCGGAAAATTATCCGTGGGGGCTCGGGCTTTATGACGCGGCGTCAGGTCATCCTAAAGATCGCCCTGTTTTGGTAATGTGCTTTTCAGGGCACAGATCACCATTGGTTACTGTGATGTTACGACGCATGGGCTTTGAGACGGTGTATAACTTGCACTGGGGATTGCTCTACTACATGTTGCTAAGTAGGGGAACAACCCGACAGGGTCCCTTTGGCTTGACACGATCGAGTCGAGACACTAGCGGTAGGGGCAAAGACTATAAAGCCATATCAGTCGGGTATGTGATCACAGAGTTTCTCATGTTGGTGTTGGCCCCTATCGAAAAGTGGTATATGGTCCGTGACGTTTCGGATCCTCAAAGGTGGATCGGGGCAATACTGGGTATTGGTGGTTTTTTTGCCGCTTATCTGGCGTATAGGGAACTGGGAAGAAATTTCAGAGTATTTGCAGCGCCTCGTCGCAGTGGAACCTTGATTAAATCAGGAATTTATTCTCGAGTTAGGCATCCTATGTACACAGCGGTTATATTCGCTTTTCTAGGTTACGTAATCTATTGGGGAAGCAGGTGGTGTTTTCCTCTTTGGGTGACCATGACAGCTCTTTATGCGCTAAAAGCCTGGAAAGAGGAGGGGGGCCTACAGGTACGTTATCCAGACTACCAGGAATACAAGAGTCGGACTTGGAAATTTTTTCCTTACATCTATTGA
- the rpsU gene encoding 30S ribosomal protein S21 — MPGVYVKEDEPFENALRRFKKQVQKSGVLTETKKRRAYEKPSVKKKRKAMAARKRLLKKLRRMRTR, encoded by the coding sequence ATGCCGGGAGTTTATGTTAAGGAAGACGAACCCTTTGAAAATGCTTTGAGAAGATTTAAGAAACAGGTCCAGAAATCTGGCGTCCTGACCGAGACCAAAAAACGTCGCGCATACGAAAAGCCCAGCGTGAAGAAGAAAAGAAAAGCTATGGCGGCTAGAAAGCGACTTCTAAAGAAACTCAGAAGAATGCGAACAAGGTAG
- a CDS encoding bifunctional oligoribonuclease/PAP phosphatase NrnA: MTAQRWDITQSQAKLAELASLLEGLNQRRFLILSHNNPDPDTLAGAFGFSYLLQKKFNIKCVMGYGGVLTRSENKAMVTRLRIPTTRLRLQDLSPYRTIALIDGQPLTGNNLMVTRSHLPLIVVDHHPLRKQSLKSKFHDVRPDYGSTSSIIAEYLMAAELTPSRAVATALLYGIKTDTNSLIRSCCKADHFAFNYLSTLSNPRVLGAIEKPPLPINYFRDFQKGLSNTLVFRDVACSLIGRVKTDSIIPELADLLLRIEGVTWSLCMGEFEEMMLISLRSKARTQQAGAVLGKLVGKTGSAGGHREMAGGQIPLVNLSDQQKSQLPSKLIMKFLKLLKRENANPKPLVRSD, translated from the coding sequence ATGACTGCGCAACGGTGGGATATCACTCAATCCCAGGCCAAGCTTGCTGAACTGGCTTCCCTCCTTGAAGGACTGAATCAGAGGAGGTTCCTTATTCTCTCTCACAACAACCCTGATCCAGATACGCTAGCCGGCGCTTTTGGGTTTTCTTACCTTCTTCAGAAAAAATTCAACATCAAATGCGTCATGGGCTATGGCGGTGTTTTGACCAGGTCGGAAAACAAGGCTATGGTCACTAGGTTGAGGATTCCAACGACCAGACTGCGTTTGCAAGATTTGTCCCCATACCGAACAATAGCGCTGATCGACGGGCAGCCTTTGACAGGTAACAATCTGATGGTGACGAGATCACATCTTCCTTTAATAGTTGTAGATCATCACCCGTTACGAAAGCAGTCACTGAAATCCAAATTCCACGATGTCCGCCCTGATTATGGTTCTACATCGTCAATAATTGCCGAATACCTCATGGCGGCAGAGTTGACACCATCCCGAGCAGTAGCAACCGCATTATTGTACGGCATAAAAACTGACACAAATTCGCTGATAAGAAGCTGTTGCAAGGCTGACCATTTCGCTTTTAATTATCTTTCCACACTCTCGAATCCTAGAGTCCTAGGTGCGATAGAGAAGCCCCCTCTCCCCATAAATTACTTCCGTGATTTTCAGAAAGGACTTTCGAATACGCTAGTTTTCCGAGACGTCGCCTGTTCTTTAATAGGAAGGGTCAAAACGGACTCCATCATTCCGGAACTTGCGGATTTGTTGTTAAGAATCGAAGGAGTGACATGGTCTTTGTGCATGGGTGAGTTTGAAGAAATGATGCTTATATCGTTGAGGTCAAAAGCCAGAACACAGCAAGCCGGAGCAGTGTTAGGAAAACTTGTGGGGAAAACCGGATCCGCCGGGGGTCACAGGGAAATGGCTGGAGGCCAAATTCCGTTGGTTAACTTGAGCGATCAACAAAAAAGCCAATTGCCATCCAAATTAATCATGAAATTCCTCAAATTGCTAAAAAGGGAAAATGCAAATCCAAAGCCCTTGGTCCGAAGCGACTAA
- a CDS encoding 2-hydroxyacid dehydrogenase has translation MKILFCGTTFAESVQLLSKLLPEHKVMSCPDEDLPKESRDANVLIPLMTRVERSVMDSGTVKLVQQWGVGLEGVDVGAASEMGILVCNVPGDVTPNAESTAEHAVFLMMGVSRKINQCFDSLKKGVCGSPMGEALFGKTALIVGLGKVGRALARRLIPLGMVVDVSRKTPDTELEKEIGIRRAGKPTDILEMAAESDFVVSTVILTDATRNLFDRKLFETMKNSAFVINVSRGPVINEEDLISALRDGSIAGAGLDVFATEPVDPHHPLLGMSNVLATPHVAGVTRQNYVAIGEQVRENIIRLSRNETPNYCVNLDAVSTNN, from the coding sequence ATGAAAATTTTGTTTTGTGGGACTACCTTTGCTGAATCAGTTCAGCTTTTGTCAAAATTACTGCCTGAGCATAAAGTCATGAGTTGTCCAGATGAAGACTTACCGAAAGAAAGCAGGGACGCTAACGTGCTGATACCCCTTATGACAAGAGTAGAACGGTCAGTAATGGACAGCGGGACTGTGAAGCTGGTGCAGCAGTGGGGTGTTGGACTTGAGGGCGTTGATGTTGGAGCGGCTTCAGAAATGGGCATACTTGTCTGCAATGTTCCGGGTGACGTTACTCCGAATGCTGAATCGACGGCGGAACACGCCGTTTTTCTCATGATGGGAGTTTCTCGAAAGATTAATCAGTGTTTTGACTCTCTGAAAAAAGGAGTCTGCGGTTCCCCTATGGGGGAAGCGCTGTTCGGGAAAACAGCGCTAATAGTTGGTTTAGGCAAGGTAGGTCGAGCGCTGGCACGTCGTTTAATTCCATTGGGAATGGTTGTAGATGTGTCAAGAAAAACACCTGACACAGAACTGGAAAAAGAAATCGGAATCAGAAGGGCTGGTAAGCCAACGGACATTTTAGAGATGGCGGCGGAATCCGATTTTGTCGTGTCGACCGTAATTCTCACCGATGCGACGCGTAATCTTTTTGACAGAAAACTCTTCGAAACAATGAAGAACTCCGCTTTTGTAATCAACGTATCTCGTGGACCGGTAATAAACGAGGAGGATTTGATCTCCGCCCTTAGAGACGGCTCAATAGCAGGGGCGGGATTGGATGTTTTTGCCACGGAACCGGTCGATCCACATCATCCTCTTCTTGGCATGAGCAATGTACTAGCGACTCCCCATGTCGCTGGTGTGACGAGACAGAATTACGTGGCGATTGGGGAGCAGGTCAGGGAGAATATAATTAGGTTGTCTCGAAATGAAACTCCGAATTATTGTGTAAATCTCGACGCGGTTTCCACAAACAATTGA
- the dxr gene encoding 1-deoxy-D-xylulose-5-phosphate reductoisomerase — protein MKRISILGSTGSIGVQALDVVRCNPDSLEIVALATGSNVDLIESQVREFRPCLISVPNEKVLNKLRDRVKDLSESTEMLFGHEGLSAAATFDAADLVVGALPGSVGLRPAFKTVSAGKDLALATKEVLVMAGGIFMEQVRDSNISLTPVDSEESAIFQCLQGYTDHKVQRILLTASGGPFLRKTPEDMLNVTKEETLNHPRWKMGPKVTVDSATLMNKGLEVIETRWLFDVRPEKIEVVIHPQSLVHSMVEFTDGSILAQIGATDMKVPISYALGFPRRICSGTMPLDFTKIEAFTFEKPDMEKFPLLKAAYDSLLYNETVSPVILNAADEVAVELFLRGRIPFSSIARICLDALDSIPCSSLVSLDDIEQFHDEVKKTVHTKWDRPI, from the coding sequence ATGAAACGAATTTCGATTCTTGGATCAACCGGGTCAATTGGGGTTCAAGCTCTCGATGTAGTTCGATGCAATCCTGATTCTCTAGAAATTGTAGCCCTGGCTACCGGTTCAAACGTAGACCTAATAGAGTCTCAGGTTCGGGAATTCCGCCCCTGCCTGATATCTGTTCCCAACGAAAAGGTTCTAAACAAACTTCGTGATCGTGTAAAAGACCTGTCCGAATCGACTGAAATGCTTTTTGGTCATGAGGGACTCAGCGCCGCGGCTACCTTTGACGCCGCTGATCTGGTTGTAGGGGCCCTTCCTGGTAGTGTGGGCTTGCGTCCCGCATTCAAGACCGTTTCTGCCGGCAAGGATTTAGCCTTGGCTACAAAAGAAGTTTTGGTTATGGCCGGCGGAATTTTCATGGAACAGGTTCGGGATTCCAATATTTCACTAACGCCGGTGGATTCCGAGGAGTCAGCTATTTTTCAGTGCCTCCAGGGGTATACGGATCACAAAGTCCAAAGAATATTGCTCACTGCGTCTGGAGGGCCGTTTCTGCGAAAAACGCCGGAAGACATGCTCAATGTCACGAAAGAAGAAACCTTGAACCATCCCCGGTGGAAAATGGGCCCCAAGGTCACAGTGGATAGCGCCACACTTATGAACAAGGGCCTGGAGGTTATAGAAACCCGTTGGCTTTTCGATGTTCGACCCGAAAAGATTGAGGTTGTGATTCATCCACAAAGTCTGGTGCATTCAATGGTGGAATTCACGGATGGTTCGATATTAGCTCAAATCGGGGCAACCGACATGAAGGTCCCTATTAGTTATGCTCTGGGTTTTCCGCGTCGAATTTGCTCTGGAACCATGCCTCTCGATTTTACAAAGATCGAGGCTTTTACATTCGAGAAACCCGACATGGAGAAGTTTCCTCTACTCAAGGCGGCATATGACTCCCTGTTATACAATGAGACCGTAAGTCCTGTGATATTGAACGCTGCTGATGAAGTGGCTGTCGAATTGTTTCTGAGAGGCCGTATACCCTTTTCATCAATAGCCAGGATTTGTCTCGACGCCTTGGATTCGATTCCCTGTTCGAGTCTGGTTTCGCTCGACGACATAGAGCAATTTCATGATGAAGTAAAAAAGACAGTCCATACAAAGTGGGACAGACCGATTTGA
- a CDS encoding CDP-archaeol synthase — translation MLGVRILAAAVLAAIILPTLIWGGSTGISILVAAFALVAVWELASKLSGLRGIFAKSLLMVLTIIILLLFCVVPITAIASVVVFCPLLILAIHLFSYNVIENTIESVSQMIFASAYVTIPLAHAILIGRADAGYLWIIFALVVVCLGDAGAYFGGKHFGRRRLSAHVSPSKTVEGLIGGFVGSLAGMILMKIIVPSFPPLGALLELTILLAVVAPVGDLCASALKRRLEIKDFGSIIPGHGGVLDRADSLIPSIPIVFYFMIFSGYGIF, via the coding sequence ATGCTCGGTGTAAGGATACTTGCGGCCGCCGTGCTGGCGGCGATAATACTGCCGACCCTTATATGGGGCGGATCAACTGGGATTTCAATCCTTGTCGCTGCTTTCGCTTTAGTTGCTGTTTGGGAACTTGCTTCAAAACTTTCGGGCCTAAGAGGAATCTTTGCCAAATCGCTACTCATGGTTCTCACGATCATAATTCTGCTGCTTTTTTGTGTTGTTCCCATAACGGCTATTGCTAGTGTAGTGGTTTTTTGTCCTCTCTTAATCCTCGCGATTCATCTTTTTTCGTACAATGTCATTGAAAACACCATTGAATCGGTTTCACAGATGATATTCGCCAGCGCTTACGTAACCATCCCTCTAGCCCATGCCATTCTTATCGGACGAGCCGACGCCGGTTATTTGTGGATCATATTTGCGCTTGTCGTAGTGTGTCTCGGAGACGCCGGCGCTTATTTCGGGGGAAAACACTTCGGTAGGCGCCGTTTGTCCGCTCATGTAAGCCCTTCCAAAACTGTTGAGGGGTTAATAGGTGGTTTCGTTGGAAGTTTGGCCGGTATGATATTGATGAAAATCATTGTCCCATCATTCCCACCCCTAGGAGCTTTACTAGAGTTGACTATACTGCTTGCGGTGGTAGCTCCAGTGGGTGATCTTTGCGCTTCAGCATTGAAGAGAAGGCTTGAAATCAAAGATTTTGGTTCAATAATACCGGGACATGGTGGGGTTTTGGATCGGGCGGACAGTCTCATCCCGTCGATTCCTATAGTCTTCTACTTCATGATTTTCTCGGGTTATGGGATCTTCTGA
- a CDS encoding isoprenyl transferase — translation MNSNSDPSSKGVPTHVAIIMDGNGRWAKRRFMPRLEGHRQGAKSVRRAVEFCRRNGVKFLTLYAFSTENWQRPETEVSGLMRLLSQFIDSELNEIHKNDIRFNIIGQMDRLPTVVREKINSAIERTANNKTMVLTVALSYGGRQEIVAAAIKMSESVRSGALKDKDIDDKVFESFLDTADVPDPDLLIRTGGEIRISNFLLWQAAYSELYFTDLLWPDFDEAAFWEAIEAFRSRQRRFGKISEQIR, via the coding sequence TTGAACTCTAATTCCGACCCGTCTTCAAAAGGTGTTCCCACTCATGTGGCCATCATAATGGATGGCAACGGTCGTTGGGCAAAACGGCGATTCATGCCGCGTTTAGAGGGGCACAGGCAGGGCGCCAAATCGGTGCGACGCGCTGTGGAGTTTTGTAGACGCAATGGTGTGAAATTCCTGACTCTATACGCTTTTTCTACTGAAAACTGGCAAAGACCGGAAACGGAAGTGTCAGGTTTGATGCGGCTGTTGTCACAGTTCATTGACTCTGAACTAAATGAAATTCACAAAAATGACATAAGATTCAATATAATAGGTCAGATGGATAGATTGCCAACGGTAGTCAGGGAGAAGATAAACTCGGCCATTGAAAGAACCGCGAATAACAAAACAATGGTCCTTACCGTGGCTTTGTCTTATGGGGGGCGGCAGGAGATAGTGGCTGCCGCAATCAAGATGAGTGAGTCCGTCCGTTCAGGAGCGCTGAAAGATAAGGACATAGATGATAAAGTTTTTGAGTCTTTTCTGGATACTGCCGACGTGCCGGATCCTGACCTTCTGATACGTACTGGCGGAGAAATTCGTATCAGCAATTTTCTGCTTTGGCAGGCCGCGTATTCAGAACTTTATTTTACGGATCTATTGTGGCCGGATTTCGATGAAGCAGCTTTCTGGGAAGCTATAGAAGCGTTTCGCTCGAGGCAACGACGTTTTGGGAAAATCTCCGAACAGATTCGATAA
- the frr gene encoding ribosome recycling factor: MLEDLLNETKLAMDKSIDALKKDLKRIRTGRASLALMEGITPNYYGTPTPLNQLATLSIPEPRQIAIQPWDSQAVSDIEKAILKSDLGLNPMNDGKVIRVVLPPLTSQRRKELVKLVKKLAEEFKVQIRNHRRDANELLKDLKKDKEISEDDLHKAQERVQKATDEFIDKVDSVAAEKESEIMEI, encoded by the coding sequence ATGTTAGAAGATTTGCTCAATGAAACGAAGCTTGCGATGGACAAATCAATTGACGCTCTAAAGAAAGATCTAAAACGTATAAGAACTGGAAGAGCGTCGCTCGCGTTGATGGAAGGAATCACACCAAATTATTACGGGACACCTACTCCCCTGAACCAGCTAGCCACACTGTCAATTCCGGAACCTCGTCAGATAGCCATACAGCCGTGGGATTCCCAGGCTGTCTCAGATATCGAAAAGGCTATCTTGAAGTCGGATCTAGGGCTGAATCCTATGAATGACGGGAAAGTGATCAGAGTTGTTTTGCCACCTTTAACGTCTCAAAGAAGGAAAGAGCTGGTGAAATTGGTCAAGAAGCTGGCTGAGGAATTTAAGGTTCAGATCCGAAATCACAGACGTGACGCCAATGAATTGCTCAAGGATCTGAAAAAGGATAAGGAAATTTCGGAAGATGATCTGCACAAGGCGCAAGAACGAGTCCAAAAGGCTACGGATGAATTCATAGATAAGGTGGATTCTGTCGCTGCTGAAAAGGAATCGGAAATTATGGAGATATAA
- the pyrH gene encoding UMP kinase produces MVPSYGRALLKISGEALAGEKGFGFDGSKISWIAQEIVSCAADDRQIGIVVGGGNIIRGIDADSVGAEPLVGDEMGMIATVINALALRSAIRSLGRDTSVMSSFNVGQFVEAYSREALKKCFENREIVIFSGGTGNPCFTTDSAAALRAVQMDADVMIKATQVDGVYDKDPRKYPDACRFESISSEEVLQKKLKVIDAASVEILGRRSIPTIVLNLHVRGNIKRALRGEKIGTVITP; encoded by the coding sequence GTGGTACCCAGTTATGGCCGAGCTCTGCTGAAAATATCCGGTGAGGCGTTGGCCGGAGAAAAGGGCTTTGGTTTTGATGGATCCAAAATATCCTGGATTGCTCAGGAGATAGTTTCATGCGCCGCTGACGACCGCCAAATTGGAATAGTCGTCGGCGGTGGAAATATCATTCGTGGCATTGACGCTGATTCGGTAGGCGCTGAACCCCTAGTAGGGGATGAGATGGGAATGATCGCTACTGTGATCAATGCCCTGGCTCTAAGATCCGCAATTAGATCCTTGGGTCGAGACACTTCGGTCATGTCCTCTTTCAATGTCGGTCAATTCGTTGAAGCTTATTCCAGAGAAGCCCTGAAGAAGTGTTTCGAAAACCGGGAAATTGTGATTTTCTCTGGGGGCACTGGCAATCCCTGTTTTACAACCGATTCAGCGGCGGCTCTTAGAGCGGTTCAGATGGATGCCGACGTCATGATTAAGGCGACTCAGGTTGATGGCGTTTACGATAAAGATCCCCGAAAATACCCTGACGCTTGTCGATTTGAATCCATATCGTCGGAAGAGGTCTTGCAGAAAAAGCTGAAAGTAATTGACGCCGCGAGTGTTGAAATATTGGGAAGACGTTCTATCCCTACAATCGTTTTGAACCTGCATGTTCGGGGAAATATCAAGAGAGCTCTGAGAGGGGAGAAAATCGGGACTGTCATAACACCCTGA
- the tsf gene encoding translation elongation factor Ts, whose protein sequence is MDISASQVKELREKTGLGLMDCKKALIETSGNMEEAIDYLRKKGALKAAKREGRATSEGKIGSYIHMNGKIGVLLELNCESDFVAKTEQFAELLKDLSMQIAASAPRWISSTDVPEDILAKEKEIYMVQARDAGKPEKMLEKIAEGKLKKFFSDTCLLDQPFVKDDKKTVQDMIKEKMAQLGENITVGRFSRFQLGQSD, encoded by the coding sequence ATGGACATATCAGCAAGTCAAGTAAAGGAACTGAGAGAAAAGACCGGATTGGGACTAATGGATTGCAAGAAGGCCTTGATTGAGACATCCGGCAATATGGAAGAGGCCATTGATTATCTTCGTAAGAAAGGGGCTCTTAAGGCTGCTAAAAGGGAAGGAAGAGCTACTTCGGAAGGTAAAATTGGTTCATATATACATATGAACGGTAAAATCGGCGTTTTGTTGGAGTTGAATTGCGAGAGTGACTTCGTCGCAAAAACTGAGCAGTTCGCAGAATTACTTAAGGATCTGAGCATGCAGATCGCTGCTAGCGCTCCCAGATGGATTTCATCCACGGATGTGCCGGAAGACATTTTGGCCAAGGAAAAAGAGATCTATATGGTTCAGGCACGAGACGCCGGCAAACCCGAAAAGATGCTAGAGAAAATCGCGGAAGGCAAACTAAAGAAATTCTTCTCCGACACGTGTCTGCTTGATCAGCCGTTTGTAAAGGATGATAAGAAAACCGTTCAGGATATGATCAAGGAGAAAATGGCTCAGCTAGGAGAAAATATTACCGTGGGAAGATTTTCAAGGTTTCAGTTGGGTCAGTCTGACTAA
- the rpsB gene encoding 30S ribosomal protein S2 yields the protein MSLVTMKQLLEAGVHFGHQTRRWNPKMKQYIFGARNGIYIIDLQKTVRLFKKAYQFVQDAAASGVGVLFVGTKKQAQDAVLEEASRCGQFYVNQRWLGGMLTNFSTIKQSIERLNQLGVILDKPEETNFTKKELVNISKQYEKLNKNLSGIRDMKRLPGVVFVVDPKKENIAVKEARKLGIPIVAIVDSNCDPDEIDYVIPGNDDAIRAIRLFAAKIADASIEGRAIYEASLKEDGGLGDIPVVMKDEESDEISSDIDKKDVVLEESVDDSPEDEESEKETI from the coding sequence TTGTCTCTAGTCACAATGAAACAACTGTTGGAAGCCGGCGTTCATTTCGGACATCAAACCAGACGATGGAATCCGAAAATGAAACAGTACATCTTTGGCGCTCGAAACGGCATCTATATTATTGACCTACAGAAAACGGTGCGCCTTTTCAAGAAAGCTTACCAGTTCGTCCAGGACGCAGCCGCCTCAGGAGTGGGAGTATTATTTGTCGGGACAAAAAAGCAGGCTCAGGACGCTGTCCTCGAAGAGGCCTCCAGATGTGGCCAATTCTATGTGAACCAAAGATGGTTAGGTGGCATGCTCACCAACTTTTCCACCATCAAACAGAGCATCGAACGCCTCAATCAGTTGGGCGTCATTCTCGACAAGCCTGAAGAGACTAATTTTACAAAAAAGGAATTGGTCAACATCTCCAAACAGTACGAGAAACTCAACAAGAACCTGTCCGGTATCCGCGACATGAAACGTCTCCCGGGAGTTGTTTTCGTGGTGGACCCCAAGAAAGAAAATATTGCGGTCAAAGAGGCCCGCAAGCTTGGAATCCCCATTGTTGCCATAGTTGATTCGAACTGTGATCCTGATGAAATAGATTATGTGATCCCCGGCAATGACGACGCCATAAGAGCCATCCGGCTGTTTGCGGCAAAAATCGCAGACGCCTCCATCGAAGGGCGAGCGATCTACGAGGCGTCGCTGAAAGAAGACGGTGGTCTTGGCGATATTCCTGTTGTGATGAAAGATGAAGAATCTGATGAAATATCCAGTGATATTGATAAGAAAGACGTGGTATTAGAAGAGAGCGTTGACGATTCCCCGGAGGATGAGGAATCCGAAAAAGAAACGATTTAG
- the nrfD gene encoding NrfD/PsrC family molybdoenzyme membrane anchor subunit has protein sequence MLEKALRGNKSYFAWIGFLLILFGMGFRFYLMQLSYGLGITGMSRDVSWGLYIGQFTFLVGVAASAVMLVLPYYLHNYKVFGKITILGEFLAVAAVTMCLSFIVVDLGRPDRAFNVLLYPTPNSVLFWDMVVLNGYLFLNIFVGWTVLESEAKSCPPPKWIKPFIYLSIPWAVSIHTVTAFLYAGLPGRGFWLSAIMAPRFLASAFAAGPALLILICLFLRKYARFDAGWEAIQALSKIVTYAMIISVFFVLCELFTVYYSQIPEHMYHFNYLFVGLHGHDGLVPWMWASTILAAISLILLINPKTRNSPGTLAVGCAAVFFSLWIEKGITLVLTGYIPSPLETVTEYHPTLPEIGIVIGVWALGFLILSVLYKVALSVKLESA, from the coding sequence ATGCTTGAAAAGGCTTTAAGAGGTAATAAGAGCTATTTTGCGTGGATAGGTTTTCTTCTGATCCTGTTCGGAATGGGCTTCAGGTTTTACCTGATGCAGCTCAGCTATGGTTTGGGAATCACCGGGATGAGCCGTGATGTTTCCTGGGGACTGTACATAGGACAATTCACGTTCCTTGTCGGCGTGGCCGCTTCGGCTGTTATGCTGGTGCTCCCATACTACCTTCACAATTACAAGGTATTCGGGAAAATCACTATCCTGGGTGAATTCCTGGCCGTGGCCGCCGTTACGATGTGTCTGTCATTTATTGTGGTAGACCTCGGGCGCCCTGACAGAGCATTCAACGTCCTGTTGTACCCCACGCCTAATTCAGTGCTCTTCTGGGACATGGTGGTGTTAAACGGATATCTGTTCTTAAACATCTTTGTCGGCTGGACAGTGTTGGAATCGGAAGCCAAATCCTGTCCACCTCCGAAGTGGATCAAACCGTTTATCTATCTGTCAATACCATGGGCCGTTAGTATTCACACGGTTACGGCGTTCCTTTACGCTGGCCTTCCTGGGCGTGGCTTTTGGTTGAGCGCCATCATGGCCCCGCGATTTCTGGCGTCTGCGTTCGCTGCAGGTCCAGCCCTCTTGATACTTATATGTTTGTTTCTCAGGAAATACGCGAGGTTTGACGCAGGTTGGGAGGCCATTCAGGCTTTATCCAAAATAGTGACGTACGCCATGATCATCAGCGTGTTCTTTGTGCTGTGTGAGCTTTTCACGGTTTACTACAGTCAAATTCCAGAACATATGTATCATTTTAACTACTTGTTTGTGGGTCTGCACGGCCACGATGGCTTGGTTCCGTGGATGTGGGCCTCGACCATATTAGCGGCAATTTCGCTGATTCTTTTAATTAATCCGAAGACCAGGAATAGCCCGGGAACCTTGGCGGTCGGATGCGCTGCGGTTTTCTTCTCATTATGGATCGAAAAGGGTATCACATTGGTTCTTACAGGTTATATCCCTTCTCCTTTGGAAACGGTGACTGAATATCATCCCACACTTCCTGAGATCGGTATCGTAATTGGAGTTTGGGCCCTTGGATTCCTGATTCTGTCAGTGCTCTACAAGGTTGCCCTGAGTGTTAAACTTGAATCGGCGTAA